In Camelina sativa cultivar DH55 chromosome 16, Cs, whole genome shotgun sequence, a single window of DNA contains:
- the LOC104787309 gene encoding importin-5 (The sequence of the model RefSeq protein was modified relative to this genomic sequence to represent the inferred CDS: added 290 bases not found in genome assembly): protein MAVDQQTQIQLSFILGPDSSHFETLISHLMSSSNEQRSHAESLFNLCKQTQPDSLALKLVQSLNSSPSLDLRAMSAVLLRKQLTRSGDGDDDSTFIYPRIAESTRLTLKSLLLASLQQESAKSIAKKVCDTISELASAILPENGWPELLPFMFQCVVASSDNPNLQEYALLIFSRLAQYIGETLVPHLTTLHSVFSQSLRNSTSADVRIAALGAAINFIQCLSEPSDRDIFQDLLPLMMQTLTEALNSGQEATAQEALELLIELAGTEPRFLRRQLLEVVGSMLQIAEAESLEEGTRHLAIEFVITLAEARERAPGMIRKLPHFISKLFSVLMHMLLDIEDDPAWHTAENEDEDAGETTNYGFGQECLDRLAISLGGNTILPVASQVFSAFFAASEWQKHHAALIALAQIAEGCSKVMMKNLEQVVSMVLNSFQHPHPRVRWAAINAIGQLSTDVGPELQTKYNQSVLPALVGAMDDFQNPRVQAHAASAVLNFSENCTPEILTPYLDGVISKLLVLLQNQKQMVQEGALTALASVADSSQELFQKYYDAVMPYLKAILVNANDKANRMLRAKSMECISLVGMAVGKEKFKDDAKQVMDVLMSLQGSQLEADDPTTSYMLQAWARLCKCLGQDFIPYMSVVMPPLLQSAQLKPDVIISSADSDADIDDDDDSIETITLGDKRIGIKTSVLEEKATACNMLCCYADELKEGFFPWIDQVAPILVPLLKFYFHEEVRKAAVSGMPELLRSAKLAVEKGESQGRNESYIKHLSDYIIPALLEALHKEPEVEICASMLESLNECVQISGPILDESQVRGIVDETKQAIIASSTRRTEREERTRAEDFDAEESEILKEENEQEEEVFDQIGDLLGTLIKTFKTSFLPMFDELSSYITPMLGSDRTTEERRIAICIFDDVAEHCREAALKYYDTFVPFLLEACNDENADVRQAAVYGIGICAEFGGSVFRPLVGEALSRLDVVIRHPNAQQSENAMAYDNAVSALGKICQFYRSSIDAGKIVPAWLNCLPIKGDTIEAKIVHDQLCSMVERSDPDLLGPNHQHLPKIVAVFAEVLCAGGALATEQTVSRMINILRQLQQTLSPSALASTWSSLQPQQQLALQSILSS, encoded by the exons ATGGCGGTCGATCAACAAACTCAGATTCAACTGTCCTTCATCCTCGGCCCCGATTCTTCCCActtcgaaaccctaatttctcacCTCATGTCTTCTTCAAACGAACAGCGCTCCCACGCCGAGTCTCTCTTCAATCTCtgcaaacaaacacaacccGACTCGCTCGCTTTGAAGCTCGTTCAATCTCTCAACTCATCTCCCAGTCTCGACCTTCGTGCTATGTCCGCTGTTTTGCTTCGGAAACAACTCACCCGTTCTGGAGACGGCGACGACGATTCCACTTTTATCTACCCTCGCATTGCTGAATCCACTCGTTTGACTCTCAAGTCTCTTCTCCTCGCGTCTCTGCAGCAGGAGAGTGCTAAATCTATAGCTAAGAAGGTTTGCGATACTATCTCTGAACTTGCGTCTGCGATTTTACCGGAGAATGGATGGCCCGAGTTACTTCCCTTCATGTTCCAGTGCGTTGTTGCTTCTTCGGATAACCCGAATCTCCAGGAGTACGCTTTgttgattttctctagattgGCTCAGTACATTGGTGAAACGTTGGTTCCTCACCTGACTACTCTACATTCTGTGTTTTCTCAGTCTTTAAGAAACTCCACATCTGCTGATGTTAGAATCGCGGCTTTGGGTGCTGCCATTAATTTTATCCAGTGTTTGTCAGAGCCTTCCGATAGggatatttttcaagatttgttGCCGTTGATGATGCAGACTTTGACTGAGGCATTGAATTCTGGGCAAGAAGCTACAGCACAGGAAGCCCTGGAGCTTCTCATTGAATTGGCTGGTACCGAACCGAGGTTTCTGAGGAGACAGCTTCTCGAAGTTGTTGGTTCAATGCTTCAGATTGCCGAAGCCGAGAGTTTAGAAGAAGGGACTAGGCACTTGGCTATAGAATTTGTCATTACATTGGCTGAGGCACGAGAAAGAGCTCCCGGCATGATTAGGAAATTGCCACACTTCATTAGCAAACTCTTTAGCGTGTTGATGCACATGCTTTTGGACATTGAGGATGACCCGGCATGGCACACTGCCGAGAATGAGGATGAAGATGCTGGCGAGACCACTAATTATGGTTTTGGACAAGAATGTCTGGACAGGCTTGCTATATCTTTGGGTGGGAATACTATTCTTCCTGTTGCCTCTCAAGTTTTCTCAGCTTTCTTCGCTGCTTCTGAGTGGCAGAAGCACCATGCTGCTCTCATTGCTCTTGCCCAAATTGCTGAAGGTTGCTC GCAAGCTTCTTGTACTGCTTCAG AATCAAAAACAAATGGTGCAAGAGGGTGCTTTGACTGCTTTGGCGTCAGTTGCTGATTCTTCACAG GAACTATTCCAAAAGTACTATGATGCTGTTATGCCTTACTTGAAAGCTATTTTGGTCAATGCAAATGATAAAGCTAATCGTATGCTTCGCGCTAAGTCAATGGAGTGCATTAGTTTGGTTGGAATGGCTGTTGGAAAGGAAAAATTTAAGGACGATGCAAAGCAG GTCATGGACGTGCTGATGTCCTTACAAGGTTCGCAATTGGAAGCGGACGATCCAACAACAAGCTACATGTTACAG GCTTGGGCTAGACTCTGCAAATGCCTTGGACAAGATTTTATTCCTTACATGAGTGTTGTTATGCCCCCTTTGCTTCAATCAGCCCAGCTCAAGCCAGATGTTATCATTTCATCTGCAGATTCAGATGCAGATATTGATGACGACGATGATAG CATTGAGACCATCACTCTGGGTGACAAGAGGATAGGGATCAAAACTAGTGTGTTAGAGGAGAAAGCTACTGCCTGTAACATGCTGTGTTGCTATGCTGATGAGCTAAAAGAAGGGTTTTTCCCTTGGATTGATCAG GTTGCTCCTATTTTAGTTCCTCTTCTCAAGTTTTATTTCCATGAAGAAGTTAGGAAGGCTGCAGTATCAG GTATGCCGGAGCTGTTACGCTCAGCAAAACTTGCTGTGGAGAAAGGGGAATCTCAGGGTCGTAATGAATCCTATATAAAGCACTTGAGCGATTATATAATACCAGCATTGTTGGAGGCTTTGCACAAG GAGCCTGAAGTGGAGATTTGCGCAAGCATGCTGGAGTCATTAAACGAGTGTGTACAG ATTTCTGGACCCATTCTAGATGAAAGCCAGGTGAGGGGAATTGTAGATGAGACTAAGCAGGCAATAATAGCTAGTTCAACCAGACggacagagagagaagagagaactaGGGCAGAGGACTTTGATGCAGAAGAAAGCGAGATccttaaagaagaaaatgaacaagaagaagaagtttttgatCAG ATTGGTGATTTACTGGGAACGTTAATCAAAACATTCAAGACCTCTTTCCTGCCCATGTTTGATGAGCTTTCATCTTACATAACTCCCATGTtg GGTAGTGATAGGACGACAGAGGAGAGAAGAATAGCTATTTGTATATTTGATGATGTTGCTGAGCATTGTCGTGAAGCAGCTCTTAA ATACTATGATACATTCGTTCCTTTTCTTTTGGAAGCATGCAATGACGAGAATGCTGATGTTCGGCAG GCTGCTGTGTACGGAATTGGAATTTGTGCTGAGTTCGGCGGTTCTGTTTTCAGACCTCTTGTTGGAG AGGCACTCTCCAGATTAGATGTTGTCATTAGACATCCTAATGCTCAGCAGTCTGAGAATGCCATGGCCTATGATAATGCTGTTTCCGCTCTCGGAAAAATATGTCAGTTCTACCGAAGCAGTATTGATGCTGGAAAG ATTGTTCCTGCCTGGTTAAACTGCTTGCCGATAAAAGGAGATACAATTGAGGCTAAAATTGTTCATGACCAGCTTTGCTCAATGGTGGAGag GTCTGACCCAGATCTATTAGGACCCAATCACCAGCACCTTCCAAAAATAGTTGCAGTTTTTGCTGAG GTCTTATGTGCAGGCGGTGCTCTGGCAACGGAGCAAACAGTGAGCAGGATGATAAATATCTTAAGACAGCTTCAACAGACATTGTCTCCATCAGCTCTCGCATCGACTTGGTCATCTCTGCAACCACAGCAACAGCTTGCACTACAGTCCATCCTCTCCTCTTAG
- the LOC104750260 gene encoding uncharacterized protein LOC104750260 isoform X1, giving the protein MAHFSVRLKLLSSNDGLSSRDQFRQSLFYMAGGGSPLVPVHNRGRFKFGARIFSSYSFPLKRKKTRDFDSTEKNLGIDEDNDEWDFDDGLETDDLSCFRGLVLDISYRPVNVVCWKRAICLEYMDKADVLEYYDQTVSSPTGSFYIPAVLRVPHLLQVVKRRRVKNSLSRKSILLRDDYTCQYCSSRENLTIDHVIPISRGGEWTWQNLVTACSRCNSRKGQKTVEEAQMKLLKVPKEPKDYDIVAIPLTNAAIRMLRSNKGMPEEWRQYLAKPLSEP; this is encoded by the exons ATGGCACATTTCTCTGTGAGACTGAAGCTTCTCTCTAGCAACGATGGATTATCCTCGAGAGACCAATTCCGGCAGAGCCTTTTTTACATGGCCGGTGGTGGCTCTCCCTTGGTTCCGGTTCATAATAGAGGCCGATTCAAGTTTGGTGCGAGAATTTTCTCGTCTTACTCTTTTCctttgaagagaaagaaaaccagAGATTTCGATAGCACCGAGAAAAATCTTGGTATTGACGAAGACAACGATGAGTGGGATTTTGATGATGGTTTAGAGACTGATGATCTGTCTTGCTTCAGAGGCTTGGTTCTTGATATTTCATACAG aCCGGTAAATGTGGTTTGCTGGAAGCGCGCAATCTGTCTCGAGTACATGGATAAG GCCGATGTTCTGGAGTATTATGATCAGACTGTTAGTTCTCCTACTGGTTCATTCTATATACCTGCTGTATTAAGG GTTCCGCATTTGCTTCAGGttgtcaaaagaagaagagtgaaaaaCTCACTTAGTCGTAAAAGCATTTTACTGCGAGACGATTACACTTGTCA ATATTGTTCTTCCCGTGAAAACTTGACCATTGATCATGTTATACCAATCTCTCGAGGTGGAGAATGGACTTGGCAAAATCTG GTAACTGCATGTTCAAGATGCAACTCAAGGAAAGGTCAGAAGACAGTAGAAGAAGCACAGATGAAGTTACTCAAGGTCCCAAAG GAACCAAAAGACTATGACATTGTTGCAATACCATTAACAAATGCAGCTATAAGGATGCTGAGATCGAATAAGGGAATGCCAGAAGAATGGCGTCAGTATCTGGCGAAACCTTTGTCCGAGCCATAG
- the LOC104750258 gene encoding uncharacterized protein LOC104750258, with the protein MVSFLTIATQAYEKCFQNLHYVERHEEHTIAHAIQTSYKKTKLYLWPAPTTTGMKAGRVVKTILLLAGFKNIKSKVIGSRNSYNTVKAVLKALNAVETPKDVQEKFGRTVVEKYLL; encoded by the exons ATGGTGTCATTTCTAACAATTGCAACACAGGCGTATGAGAAATGCTTTCAAAATCTTCATTACGTAGAGCGGCATGAGGAGCACACCATTGCACACGCAATACAGACTTCTTACAAGAAAACCAAG TTATATCTATGGCCTGCGCCAACAACAACGGGAATGAAAGCTGGGAGAGTTGTCAAAACAATCTTGCTCCTAGCGGGGttcaaaaacatcaaatcaaag GTGATTGGTTCAAGGAATTCATACAACACCGTTAAGGCCGTTTTGAAGGCCTTGAATGCG gtcgAGACGCCAAAGGATGTTCAGGAGAAGTTTGGCCGAACAGTTGTTGAGAAATATCTGCTGTGA
- the LOC104750263 gene encoding PHD finger protein ING2 isoform X2: MAIARTGVYVDDYLEYASTFPAELQRLLNTVRELDERSQSLINQTRQQTKYCLGLASQSSKKGNNGSHYNNGLDDEETIEKMRKEIESSQENALSLCTEKVLLARQAYDLIDSHVKRLDEDLNNFAEDLKQEGKIPQDEPSVLPPLPIVPKQEKRSNRKDLTPIDEQPIDPNEPTYCVCHQVSFGDMIACDNENCQGGEWFHYTCVGLTPETRFKGKWYCPTCRLLPQSH, encoded by the exons ATGGCTATAGCACGAACTGGAGTTTACGTTGATGATTACCTTGAGT ATGCCAGCACTTTCCCTGCAGAGCTTCAAAGACTTCTTAATACAGTTCGTGAACTAGACGAGAGATCTCAGT cGCTTATAAATCAGACAAGGCAGCAAACCAAGTATTGCTTAGGGCTTGCCTCACAGAGTTCTAAGAAGGGTAATAATGGCAGTCATTACAATAATGGGCTTGATGACGAGGAAACAATTGAGAAAATGCGTAAAGAGATTGAGTCTAGTCAGGAAAATGCGTTAAGTTTGTGTACCGAGAAGGTCTTATTGGCCCGACAGGCTTATGATCTT ATAGACAGTCATGTAAAACGACTTGATGAAGATCTAAATAACTTCGCAGAAGATTTAAAGCAAG AGGGAAAAATTCCACAAGACGAGCCCTCTGTTCTTCCGCCGCTACCTATAGTTCCTAAACAGGAAAAGC GAAGCAATAGGAAAGACCTCACCCCTATTGACGAGCAGCCAATTGATCCTAACGAACCAACATACTGTGTCTGCCATCAG GTGTCTTTTGGAGACATGATTGCCTGTGACAATGAGAAT TGCCAAGGAGGTGAATGGTTTCACTATACATGTGTTGGCCTCACACCTGAGACCAGATTCAAAGGGAAATGGTATTGCCCCACCTGCAGGCTCCTACCACAGTCGCATTAA
- the LOC104750263 gene encoding PHD finger protein ING2 isoform X1 → MAIARTGVYVDDYLEYASTFPAELQRLLNTVRELDERSQSLINQTRQQTKYCLGLASQSSKKGNNGSHYNNGLDDEETIEKMRKEIESSQENALSLCTEKVLLARQAYDLIDSHVKRLDEDLNNFAEDLKQEGKIPQDEPSVLPPLPIVPKQEKRKSFYSTPQSKKIDYRDRDWDRDRDFELMPPPGSNRKDLTPIDEQPIDPNEPTYCVCHQVSFGDMIACDNENCQGGEWFHYTCVGLTPETRFKGKWYCPTCRLLPQSH, encoded by the exons ATGGCTATAGCACGAACTGGAGTTTACGTTGATGATTACCTTGAGT ATGCCAGCACTTTCCCTGCAGAGCTTCAAAGACTTCTTAATACAGTTCGTGAACTAGACGAGAGATCTCAGT cGCTTATAAATCAGACAAGGCAGCAAACCAAGTATTGCTTAGGGCTTGCCTCACAGAGTTCTAAGAAGGGTAATAATGGCAGTCATTACAATAATGGGCTTGATGACGAGGAAACAATTGAGAAAATGCGTAAAGAGATTGAGTCTAGTCAGGAAAATGCGTTAAGTTTGTGTACCGAGAAGGTCTTATTGGCCCGACAGGCTTATGATCTT ATAGACAGTCATGTAAAACGACTTGATGAAGATCTAAATAACTTCGCAGAAGATTTAAAGCAAG AGGGAAAAATTCCACAAGACGAGCCCTCTGTTCTTCCGCCGCTACCTATAGTTCCTAAACAGGAAAAGCGTAAGTCCTTCTATAGCACACCTCAGTCCAAGAAGATTGATTACAGAGATAGAGACTGGGATCGTGACAGGGATTTTGAGCTCATGCCTCCTCCAGGAAGCAATAGGAAAGACCTCACCCCTATTGACGAGCAGCCAATTGATCCTAACGAACCAACATACTGTGTCTGCCATCAG GTGTCTTTTGGAGACATGATTGCCTGTGACAATGAGAAT TGCCAAGGAGGTGAATGGTTTCACTATACATGTGTTGGCCTCACACCTGAGACCAGATTCAAAGGGAAATGGTATTGCCCCACCTGCAGGCTCCTACCACAGTCGCATTAA
- the LOC104750262 gene encoding uncharacterized protein LOC104750262 isoform X1 — MGLNLNPVLRQELANLDKDTESRKSAMKALKSYVKDLDSKAIPGFLAQVFETKETNSLSGEYTISLYEILARVHGPNIVPQIDTIMSTIVKTLASSAGSFPLQQACSKVIPAIARYGIDPTTKEDKKQLIIHSLCKPLMDSLLGSQESLTSGSALCLKALVDCDNWRFASDEMVNRVCQNVVVALDSNSNQTHVQMGLVMSLAKHNPLIVEAYARLLIHTGLRILSFGVSEGNSQKRLSAVQMLNFLMKCLDPRSIYSEVELIIKEMERCQSDQMAYVRGAAYEAMMTSKRIAGELESKMDKGCRSVTGSNFGRRHCPSNANGHFPDDSLSPESQTVGSFSGYDSPVDSSPISHTSCNSEYDRRSVNRKLWRPDQNGGGVDISLKDGLFSGITKGSTNVSDSPLVPYDTCENGDEFEGFLMQSLRNNQLQNTIPSPQRQLPRRINAEDINIFTTPRKLISSLQYFDDADLDHSDIQSPTLRSRTREKTIESQKTPKLRRRFPTMAETMSSTGTFSEDTPQTHMITGSKKNMSYAKFVIAISFVVVALFTIVVFMVNQDDDVGYYNVPT; from the exons ATGGGTTTGAATCTGAATCCAGTTTTGCGACAAGAATTGGCTAATCTTGACAAAGACACAGAGAGTCGTAAATCAGCAATGAAAGCTCTTAAGTCTTATGTGAAGGACTTGGATTCAAAGGCCATTCCTGGTTTTCTAGCACAAGTCTTTGAGACTAAAGAAACTAACTCTTTGTCTGGTGAATACACCATTTCGCTTTATGAGATACTTGCTCGTGTTCATGGACCCAACATTGTTCCCCAGATTGATACAATCATGTCCACCATTGTCAAGACTTTGGCTTCAAGTGCTGGTTCTTTCCCTCTTCAACAAGCTTGTTCTAAAGTTATTCCGGCAATTGCTCGATACGGGATTGATCCGACAACCAAAGAAGATAAGAAACAACTCATAATCCACTCCTTGTGTAAGCCTCTTATGGATTCTCTATTGGGTTCTCAGGAGAGCCTCACTTCAGGGTCTGCTCTATGTCTTAAGGCTCTTGTGGATTGTGACAACTGGCGATTTGCTTCGGACGAGATGGTGAACAGGGTTTGCCAAAACGTTGTAGTTGCATTGGACTCAAACTCCAACCAAACACATGTTCAGATGGGTCTGGTTATGTCACTTGCCAAACATAATCCTTTGATCGTTGAAGCCTATGCAAGGTTGTTGATACACACAGGACTGCGAATTCTGAGTTTCGGGGTTTCTGAAGGAAACTCACAGAAGCGGTTATCAGCAGTCCAAATGTTGAACTTCCTAATGAAGTGCTTGGACCCGAGAAGCATATACTCCGAAGTTGAGTTGATAATCAAAGAAATGGAGAGGTGCCAATCTGACCAAATGGCTTACGTCAGAGGAGCTGCTTATGAAGCAATGATGACTTCAAAAAGAATAGCTGGAGAGCTCGAGTCCAAGATGGACAAGGGGTGTCGTTCTGTTACGGGTTCGAACTTCGGTCGAAGACACTGTCCATCCAATGCCAACGGTCATTTTCCTGATGACTCCTTATCACCTGAATCACAAACTGTAGGTTCGTTCAGCGGATATGATTCTCCGGTTGACTCCTCGCCTATTTCACATACTTCTTGTAACTCTGAATATGATCGGCGGAGTGTGAATCGCAAGCTTTGGAGGCCTGATCAGAATGGAGGAGGGGTTGATATCTCTTTGAAGGATGGTCTTTTCTCCGGTATAACTAAAGGAAGCACCAATGTCTCGGATTCACCTCTTGTCCCGTATGATACTTGTGAAAATGGAGATGAATTTGAAGGGTTTCTAATGCAAAGTTTGAGAAACAACCAGCTGCAAAACACCATTCCTAGTCCTCAG AGACAGCTTCCACGACGCATCAATGCTGAAGACATCAACATCTTCACCACTCCAAGGAAGCTCATCAGTTCTCTTCAATATTTTGATGATGCTGACTTAGATCATTCAGACATCCAAAGTCCAACATTGAGAAGCAGGACCAGAGAGAAAACCATAGAATCTCAAAAGACTCCTAAACTAAGAAGGCGATTTCCAACCATGGCGGAAACAATGTCATCAACGGGCACATTTAGTGAAGACACACCTCAAACTCATATGATAACAGGTAGTAAAAAGAATATGAGCTATGCCAAATTCGTTATTGCcatatcttttgttgttgtggctCTCTTTACAATTGTGGTCTTTATGGTGAAtcaagatgatgatgttggttACTACAATGTTCCTACATGA
- the LOC104750260 gene encoding uncharacterized protein LOC104750260 isoform X2, translated as MAHFSVRLKLLSSNDGLSSRDQFRQSLFYMAGGGSPLVPVHNRGRFKFGARIFSSYSFPLKRKKTRDFDSTEKNLGIDEDNDEWDFDDGLETDDLSCFRGLVLDISYRPVNVVCWKRAICLEYMDKVPHLLQVVKRRRVKNSLSRKSILLRDDYTCQYCSSRENLTIDHVIPISRGGEWTWQNLVTACSRCNSRKGQKTVEEAQMKLLKVPKEPKDYDIVAIPLTNAAIRMLRSNKGMPEEWRQYLAKPLSEP; from the exons ATGGCACATTTCTCTGTGAGACTGAAGCTTCTCTCTAGCAACGATGGATTATCCTCGAGAGACCAATTCCGGCAGAGCCTTTTTTACATGGCCGGTGGTGGCTCTCCCTTGGTTCCGGTTCATAATAGAGGCCGATTCAAGTTTGGTGCGAGAATTTTCTCGTCTTACTCTTTTCctttgaagagaaagaaaaccagAGATTTCGATAGCACCGAGAAAAATCTTGGTATTGACGAAGACAACGATGAGTGGGATTTTGATGATGGTTTAGAGACTGATGATCTGTCTTGCTTCAGAGGCTTGGTTCTTGATATTTCATACAG aCCGGTAAATGTGGTTTGCTGGAAGCGCGCAATCTGTCTCGAGTACATGGATAAG GTTCCGCATTTGCTTCAGGttgtcaaaagaagaagagtgaaaaaCTCACTTAGTCGTAAAAGCATTTTACTGCGAGACGATTACACTTGTCA ATATTGTTCTTCCCGTGAAAACTTGACCATTGATCATGTTATACCAATCTCTCGAGGTGGAGAATGGACTTGGCAAAATCTG GTAACTGCATGTTCAAGATGCAACTCAAGGAAAGGTCAGAAGACAGTAGAAGAAGCACAGATGAAGTTACTCAAGGTCCCAAAG GAACCAAAAGACTATGACATTGTTGCAATACCATTAACAAATGCAGCTATAAGGATGCTGAGATCGAATAAGGGAATGCCAGAAGAATGGCGTCAGTATCTGGCGAAACCTTTGTCCGAGCCATAG
- the LOC104750262 gene encoding uncharacterized protein LOC104750262 isoform X2, translating to MGLNLNPVLRQELANLDKDTESRKSAMKALKSYVKDLDSKAIPGFLAQVFETKETNSLSGEYTISLYEILARVHGPNIVPQIDTIMSTIVKTLASSAGSFPLQQACSKVIPAIARYGIDPTTKEDKKQLIIHSLCKPLMDSLLGSQESLTSGSALCLKALVDCDNWRFASDEMVNRVCQNVVVALDSNSNQTHVQMGLVMSLAKHNPLIVEAYARLLIHTGLRILSFGVSEGNSQKRLSAVQMLNFLMKCLDPRSIYSEVELIIKEMERCQSDQMAYVRGAAYEAMMTSKRIAGELESKMDKGCRSVTGSNFGRRHCPSNANGHFPDDSLSPESQTVGSFSGYDSPVDSSPISHTSCNSEYDRRSVNRKLWRPDQNGGGVDISLKDGLFSGITKGSTNVSDSPLVPYDTCENGDEFEGFLMQSLRNNQLQNTIPSPQLPRRINAEDINIFTTPRKLISSLQYFDDADLDHSDIQSPTLRSRTREKTIESQKTPKLRRRFPTMAETMSSTGTFSEDTPQTHMITGSKKNMSYAKFVIAISFVVVALFTIVVFMVNQDDDVGYYNVPT from the exons ATGGGTTTGAATCTGAATCCAGTTTTGCGACAAGAATTGGCTAATCTTGACAAAGACACAGAGAGTCGTAAATCAGCAATGAAAGCTCTTAAGTCTTATGTGAAGGACTTGGATTCAAAGGCCATTCCTGGTTTTCTAGCACAAGTCTTTGAGACTAAAGAAACTAACTCTTTGTCTGGTGAATACACCATTTCGCTTTATGAGATACTTGCTCGTGTTCATGGACCCAACATTGTTCCCCAGATTGATACAATCATGTCCACCATTGTCAAGACTTTGGCTTCAAGTGCTGGTTCTTTCCCTCTTCAACAAGCTTGTTCTAAAGTTATTCCGGCAATTGCTCGATACGGGATTGATCCGACAACCAAAGAAGATAAGAAACAACTCATAATCCACTCCTTGTGTAAGCCTCTTATGGATTCTCTATTGGGTTCTCAGGAGAGCCTCACTTCAGGGTCTGCTCTATGTCTTAAGGCTCTTGTGGATTGTGACAACTGGCGATTTGCTTCGGACGAGATGGTGAACAGGGTTTGCCAAAACGTTGTAGTTGCATTGGACTCAAACTCCAACCAAACACATGTTCAGATGGGTCTGGTTATGTCACTTGCCAAACATAATCCTTTGATCGTTGAAGCCTATGCAAGGTTGTTGATACACACAGGACTGCGAATTCTGAGTTTCGGGGTTTCTGAAGGAAACTCACAGAAGCGGTTATCAGCAGTCCAAATGTTGAACTTCCTAATGAAGTGCTTGGACCCGAGAAGCATATACTCCGAAGTTGAGTTGATAATCAAAGAAATGGAGAGGTGCCAATCTGACCAAATGGCTTACGTCAGAGGAGCTGCTTATGAAGCAATGATGACTTCAAAAAGAATAGCTGGAGAGCTCGAGTCCAAGATGGACAAGGGGTGTCGTTCTGTTACGGGTTCGAACTTCGGTCGAAGACACTGTCCATCCAATGCCAACGGTCATTTTCCTGATGACTCCTTATCACCTGAATCACAAACTGTAGGTTCGTTCAGCGGATATGATTCTCCGGTTGACTCCTCGCCTATTTCACATACTTCTTGTAACTCTGAATATGATCGGCGGAGTGTGAATCGCAAGCTTTGGAGGCCTGATCAGAATGGAGGAGGGGTTGATATCTCTTTGAAGGATGGTCTTTTCTCCGGTATAACTAAAGGAAGCACCAATGTCTCGGATTCACCTCTTGTCCCGTATGATACTTGTGAAAATGGAGATGAATTTGAAGGGTTTCTAATGCAAAGTTTGAGAAACAACCAGCTGCAAAACACCATTCCTAGTCCTCAG CTTCCACGACGCATCAATGCTGAAGACATCAACATCTTCACCACTCCAAGGAAGCTCATCAGTTCTCTTCAATATTTTGATGATGCTGACTTAGATCATTCAGACATCCAAAGTCCAACATTGAGAAGCAGGACCAGAGAGAAAACCATAGAATCTCAAAAGACTCCTAAACTAAGAAGGCGATTTCCAACCATGGCGGAAACAATGTCATCAACGGGCACATTTAGTGAAGACACACCTCAAACTCATATGATAACAGGTAGTAAAAAGAATATGAGCTATGCCAAATTCGTTATTGCcatatcttttgttgttgtggctCTCTTTACAATTGTGGTCTTTATGGTGAAtcaagatgatgatgttggttACTACAATGTTCCTACATGA
- the LOC104750264 gene encoding uncharacterized protein LOC104750264 — MALNMEVGSMHFYDEIEPFCRWKRTEDIDILELHLPSGLKKEHLKIQINNSGILTITGGCPVDQNKSIRFRKETKVAKNCRRNEIRAKFSKGVLYVTMPKTNPIAAGPLDALKRVTSHSKVDDDMRNSPNCVGEFHSKFASLRQRLWRKRVVEGVAAMVVVAGAVVGVVKAYQYFMASPV, encoded by the exons ATGGCACTAAATATGGAAGTTGGATCCATGCACTTTTACGATGAAATCGAACCATTTTGTCGATGGAAGAGAACAGAGGACATCGACATTCTTGAGCTACATCTTCCATCAG GTTTGAAGAAGGAGCATCTTAAAATACAGATCAACAACAGTGGTATACTTACAATAACAGGAGGCTGTCCGGTAGACCAAAACAAATCAATTAGGTtcaggaaagaaacaaaagttgcaAAAAATTGCAGAAGAAATGAAATTCGTGCAAAGTTCTCAAAGGGAGTTTTGTATGTGACAATGCCAAAGACAAACCCAATAGCAGCTGGTCCCTTGGATGCTTTGAAGAGAGTCACATCACACTCTAAAGTAGATGATGATATGAGAAATTCACCAAACTGTGTAGGTGAATTTCATAGTAAGTTTGCCTCATTGAGGCAAAGATTATGGAGGAAGAGAGTAGTTGAGGGTGTGGCAGCCATGGTGGTTGTGGCTGGTGCAGTTGTAGGAGTGGTCAAAGCGTACCAATATTTTATGGCATCACCTGTGTGA